Proteins encoded in a region of the Vibrio ponticus genome:
- a CDS encoding HesA/MoeB/ThiF family protein: MLTDEQFIRYQRQVALPEISEIGQQRLFQSHVLIIGCGGLGSAAALYLAGAGVGRLVLVDDDSVEVSNLHRQVAYRSYDLNSSKVNAISRQLSELNSEVQLRSITRRMDESQLSLEVMLADVVLDCSDNLTTRQLVNHVCFQQKTPLISSAAIGWQGQFTVFDYQQGQGCYRCLYPFDELVQAQSCSESGVLGPVVGTLGNYQALAAIQKLALGEFLVATGQIHLFDGKTMLWQTINISQDSHCSVCGALVEEVIHDSTKHS, translated from the coding sequence ATGTTGACGGATGAACAGTTTATTCGTTATCAGCGTCAAGTAGCTTTGCCTGAAATCAGCGAGATTGGTCAACAGCGTTTATTCCAATCGCATGTATTGATTATTGGTTGTGGTGGTTTGGGCAGTGCGGCGGCACTCTATCTAGCAGGGGCAGGCGTGGGTCGATTGGTTTTGGTCGATGATGACAGCGTCGAAGTCAGTAACCTCCATCGGCAAGTAGCGTATCGAAGCTACGATTTGAACAGTAGTAAAGTTAACGCGATTTCTCGTCAATTGTCGGAGCTCAATTCCGAAGTTCAGTTACGCAGTATCACGCGTCGTATGGACGAATCACAACTGAGCTTGGAAGTGATGTTGGCTGATGTTGTCCTTGATTGTAGTGATAACTTAACGACGCGACAGTTAGTCAATCATGTCTGCTTTCAGCAAAAGACGCCGTTAATTTCCTCAGCTGCAATAGGTTGGCAAGGGCAGTTTACTGTTTTTGACTATCAGCAAGGGCAAGGCTGTTATCGCTGTCTTTATCCGTTTGATGAGCTTGTTCAAGCGCAGAGTTGCAGCGAATCAGGAGTTCTTGGACCTGTAGTTGGCACGTTAGGTAACTATCAAGCGTTGGCTGCGATTCAGAAACTCGCGCTTGGGGAGTTCTTAGTTGCAACAGGGCAAATTCATCTCTTTGACGGTAAAACTATGCTTTGGCAGACCATCAATATCTCACAAGATAGCCATTGCTCCGTATGCGGGGCATTAGTGGAGGAAGTCATCCATGACTCAACCAAACACAGCTAA
- a CDS encoding thiazole synthase encodes MSSISALTIADKRFDSRLFTGTGKFANSEVMAQAIRASGSQLATMALKRVDINDKQDDILQPLVAAGVNLLPNTSGAKNAQDAVFAAHLAREALGTNWLKLEIHPDPKYLMPDPIETLKAAEQLVRDGFVVLPYCHADPVLCKRLEEVGCAAVMPLGAPIGSNKGIASRDFLEIIIDQARVPVIVDAGIGAPSHAALAMEMGADAVLVNTAIAAAQQPVAMAQAFKLAVESGRLAYQAGLAGQVSHAIASSPLTAFLDS; translated from the coding sequence ATGAGTTCTATTTCAGCTTTAACCATTGCCGATAAGCGTTTTGATTCGAGACTTTTTACAGGGACGGGAAAATTTGCCAACAGTGAAGTGATGGCACAAGCGATTCGCGCTTCTGGCTCCCAACTCGCAACCATGGCGTTAAAGCGGGTTGATATTAATGACAAGCAAGATGATATTTTGCAGCCGCTGGTCGCAGCCGGAGTCAATTTACTGCCCAATACTTCCGGTGCGAAGAATGCTCAAGATGCCGTTTTCGCTGCTCATCTAGCTCGTGAAGCGTTAGGAACCAATTGGCTCAAGTTAGAAATACACCCAGATCCCAAGTATTTGATGCCCGATCCGATCGAGACGCTAAAAGCGGCAGAGCAACTGGTGCGAGATGGGTTTGTAGTTCTACCTTACTGTCATGCCGACCCCGTGTTGTGTAAGCGTTTAGAAGAGGTGGGGTGCGCTGCGGTAATGCCGCTTGGTGCTCCTATTGGCTCAAACAAAGGGATTGCCTCGCGTGATTTTCTTGAAATCATCATCGATCAAGCTCGAGTTCCGGTGATTGTTGATGCCGGGATTGGCGCGCCATCTCATGCGGCGCTTGCAATGGAAATGGGCGCGGATGCTGTGTTGGTCAATACTGCTATCGCTGCAGCGCAGCAACCCGTGGCGATGGCACAGGCTTTCAAGTTAGCGGTTGAATCTGGGCGATTAGCCTATCAAGCTGGATTGGCTGGGCAGGTTTCTCATGCCATTGCATCGAGCCCGTTAACCGCATTTCTTGATTCGTGA
- a CDS encoding thiamine phosphate synthase — MMVSILVPSSKIELTGEIQQALLLAKQQGLAIDNIELGVSPTQYLLIKTDQSELVIGSDLWSCSSRDCHRYIHYHSSQASLPIESNAVYHGIVDGNAWLDIWMHAENRETRAIGYQNDPTLVEPRYHFAWAIALLSLDFPLEDALTFARGKMHVSRETWPSEYGDFPVPILEHDKFGISVGWNVTSELEQFSHVDATKLGLYPVVDSFDWVATLLELGIKTIQLRIKDPDAPDLEQQIIDAIELGRQHCAQVFINDHWQLAIKHCAYGVHLGQEDLEVSNISQLRRADIRLGLSTHGYYELLRIVQLKPSYIALGHIFPTTTKQMPSKPQGLVRLALYQTLINSIPNVNHANATQNFGYPTVAIGGIDLSNAASVWRCGVTSLAVVRAITLADSPQEVIGEFEQIMRDKALLVEEVLDVDG; from the coding sequence ATGATGGTCTCTATACTGGTTCCATCGAGTAAGATTGAGTTAACCGGTGAGATTCAACAGGCTCTTTTGTTAGCCAAGCAGCAAGGTTTGGCTATCGACAATATTGAGTTGGGTGTTAGCCCAACTCAATATCTGTTAATCAAAACCGATCAATCAGAACTCGTTATCGGTAGCGATCTCTGGTCATGTTCATCAAGAGATTGCCATCGTTATATTCACTATCACAGTAGTCAGGCGAGTTTACCAATTGAGAGCAATGCGGTTTATCACGGGATTGTAGATGGGAATGCTTGGCTAGATATTTGGATGCACGCAGAAAATCGTGAAACCCGCGCCATTGGCTATCAGAACGATCCAACATTGGTTGAACCCCGTTATCATTTTGCTTGGGCAATCGCATTACTGAGTCTCGATTTTCCGCTCGAAGATGCGTTAACTTTTGCTCGCGGCAAGATGCATGTTTCACGTGAAACATGGCCGAGTGAATACGGTGACTTTCCCGTGCCGATACTTGAACACGATAAATTTGGTATTTCGGTTGGTTGGAATGTCACATCTGAACTAGAGCAATTTAGTCATGTCGATGCGACTAAGTTAGGTTTGTATCCGGTGGTTGATAGTTTTGACTGGGTGGCAACCCTACTTGAATTGGGCATTAAAACCATTCAGTTAAGGATTAAAGATCCTGATGCTCCGGATCTAGAACAGCAAATCATCGATGCAATTGAACTTGGCAGGCAGCATTGCGCGCAAGTGTTTATCAATGATCACTGGCAATTGGCGATTAAGCATTGCGCTTATGGTGTGCATCTAGGTCAGGAGGACCTGGAGGTATCGAACATCTCTCAACTACGCAGGGCAGATATTCGACTAGGTTTATCGACTCATGGTTACTATGAGTTATTGAGGATAGTTCAGCTTAAACCGAGTTACATTGCTCTCGGGCATATCTTCCCGACAACCACCAAACAGATGCCTTCTAAGCCACAAGGGTTAGTTAGATTAGCGTTGTACCAGACCTTGATAAATAGCATCCCTAATGTGAATCATGCTAACGCTACGCAGAATTTCGGTTATCCAACGGTCGCAATTGGCGGTATCGATCTCTCCAATGCAGCATCGGTTTGGCGTTGTGGCGTGACCAGTCTAGCGGTAGTCCGAGCAATCACTCTCGCGGACTCGCCGCAAGAGGTCATCGGTGAGTTCGAACAAATTATGCGAGATAAAGCATTGCTGGTAGAGGAGGTGCTGGATGTTGACGGATGA
- the thiH gene encoding 2-iminoacetate synthase ThiH, producing MSFLQQFNQLNWDDISLSILSKTADDVERALSKSKRDLEDFKALISPAAEPYLEQMAQASLALTRKRFGNTMSLYIPLYLSNLCANACTYCGFSMENRIKRRTLNEQEIRAEINAIKAMKFDSVLLVTGEHETKVGMNYFRQMLPLIKPHFNYLAMEVQPLKQHEYAELKSLGLDAVMVYQETYHPSTYAQHHLRGNKTNFEFRLETPDRLAKAGIDKIGIGALIGLEDWRTDCFYVAAHLDYLERTYWQTRYSISFPRLRPCAGSLQPKSLMSDKQLVQLICAYRLLNPEVELSLSTRESEAFRDNVLPLGITSLSAASKTQPGGYAMQEAELEQFEISDERSAATVEAMIRSKGFDPVWRDWHSAYSG from the coding sequence ATGAGTTTTTTGCAGCAATTCAATCAACTCAATTGGGATGATATTTCACTGTCTATTTTGAGTAAAACCGCTGATGATGTTGAACGCGCATTGAGCAAATCTAAGCGTGATCTTGAAGACTTTAAGGCGCTGATATCCCCTGCGGCGGAACCTTACTTAGAGCAGATGGCACAAGCATCCTTGGCATTAACGCGTAAGCGATTTGGTAACACCATGTCGTTATATATCCCGCTTTATCTTTCCAATCTGTGTGCTAATGCGTGCACTTATTGCGGTTTCTCAATGGAGAATCGCATTAAACGTCGCACATTGAATGAACAAGAGATCCGCGCGGAAATTAATGCTATTAAAGCGATGAAGTTCGATAGCGTGTTATTGGTGACCGGTGAGCATGAAACGAAAGTCGGTATGAATTACTTTCGCCAAATGCTTCCACTGATTAAGCCGCACTTTAATTATCTAGCGATGGAAGTGCAGCCGTTAAAGCAGCATGAGTACGCTGAGCTTAAAAGCTTAGGTCTTGATGCGGTAATGGTCTATCAAGAAACCTATCATCCTTCGACTTACGCACAGCATCATCTACGGGGCAATAAAACCAACTTTGAGTTTCGTCTCGAAACACCCGATCGGCTTGCCAAGGCGGGGATTGATAAGATTGGTATTGGCGCTTTGATTGGATTAGAAGATTGGCGAACCGATTGTTTCTACGTTGCCGCGCATCTTGATTACTTAGAGCGAACCTATTGGCAGACACGGTATTCGATATCTTTTCCTCGTCTACGACCTTGCGCCGGAAGTTTGCAGCCTAAATCGTTGATGAGTGACAAGCAGTTAGTGCAGTTGATTTGTGCTTATCGTCTGTTGAATCCAGAAGTTGAACTTTCGTTGTCGACCCGCGAGAGTGAAGCCTTTCGGGACAATGTGTTACCTCTAGGTATCACGAGTCTATCGGCAGCTTCAAAAACCCAGCCGGGGGGCTACGCGATGCAAGAAGCAGAGTTAGAGCAATTTGAAATTAGTGATGAACGCAGTGCCGCAACCGTTGAAGCGATGATACGCAGCAAAGGTTTCGATCCTGTATGGCGTGATTGGCATTCGGCATATTCTGGCTAA
- the thiS gene encoding sulfur carrier protein ThiS has product MTQPNTANITITINQQTQVVVGDSHLGQIIDQLELPAEGCVFAINNQVIPKSEWSTMIVNQGDAISLFQAIAGG; this is encoded by the coding sequence ATGACTCAACCAAACACAGCTAATATCACCATTACGATCAATCAACAGACGCAAGTGGTGGTTGGCGATAGCCACCTTGGTCAGATAATTGATCAACTTGAACTGCCTGCAGAAGGCTGCGTGTTCGCAATCAATAATCAAGTGATTCCCAAAAGTGAATGGTCGACCATGATAGTAAATCAAGGCGATGCGATTTCACTTTTTCAAGCGATAGCAGGGGGCTAA